In Lentilitoribacter sp. Alg239-R112, the following proteins share a genomic window:
- a CDS encoding PEBP family protein, with translation MSQKMKLKTILLPLTVLSVLAGCDATSTSVLTTSEQSSVRIAATTGAIDVLGEVWVDNWFSLYVNGQYLTEDSVPITTERSFNAERFNFKADYPMTFAIEFRDYAQNETGLEYIGTNRQQMGDGGAIFQFTNSANRKLIAASNSSVKCYVVQTAPIDTSCASEANPVANSGSCAQVTSQIPENWTDPDFDDSRWENAIEHAEQSVRPKDGYDAVKWRSEAKLIWSSDLVRDNIMLCRIKVTQ, from the coding sequence GTGTCACAGAAAATGAAATTAAAAACAATCCTCTTGCCACTAACAGTGTTATCCGTTTTGGCAGGGTGCGATGCAACATCAACATCTGTATTGACGACATCAGAGCAATCTTCAGTGCGGATTGCAGCGACCACGGGCGCTATAGATGTTTTGGGCGAGGTATGGGTCGATAACTGGTTCAGCCTTTATGTAAATGGTCAATATTTGACCGAAGACAGCGTGCCAATCACAACAGAACGCTCGTTTAATGCGGAACGCTTTAATTTTAAAGCCGATTACCCCATGACATTTGCAATTGAATTTCGCGATTATGCTCAAAACGAGACAGGGCTGGAATATATCGGCACAAACCGACAGCAAATGGGTGATGGTGGGGCGATATTCCAATTCACAAATTCAGCTAACCGAAAATTGATTGCTGCTTCGAATTCCAGTGTGAAATGTTATGTGGTTCAAACAGCGCCGATTGATACATCTTGCGCCAGCGAAGCTAATCCTGTGGCAAATTCTGGTTCATGCGCACAAGTCACATCTCAAATACCTGAAAATTGGACCGACCCGGATTTTGATGACAGTCGTTGGGAAAACGCGATCGAGCATGCCGAACAGAGTGTTCGACCAAAGGATGGATATGATGCGGTTAAGTGGCGCAGTGAGGCTAAACTTATCTGGAGTTCGGACCTTGTTCGGGATAATATTATGCTGTGTCGAATAAAAGTCACTCAATAG